Proteins encoded together in one Deinococcus irradiatisoli window:
- a CDS encoding bifunctional folylpolyglutamate synthase/dihydrofolate synthase → MNDLDWLYARQRFGVHPGLGRVGTLLDGLGQPQRAFDAVLVGGTNGKGSTAATLAAMLDASGERVGLFTSPHLTHFAERFVVGGQKLAPQTVEATLGRVRPVAEALGATFFEIVVGLGCLLFAEAGVRRAIMEVGLGGRLDATNALDPVLSVITGVALDHTEILGNTLEAIAAEKAGILRAGRSAVTGVAAHLLPILEERGADVWALGREAHFEASSLGWLGAQVSLHSPAGALTFRTPLLGPHGAQNAALAALAAQRLGLGEAAIQSGAAAVRWPGRLEKLAWGPEREVLLDGAHNPDGAQALAAALRGLGVEKVPLVFGAASDKDLAGVVAALEPLASRVILTRAQLSPRAAEPQQLAELFSVPSEIAPTPAEALSRLPPGLSVVCGSLYLIGEVRPLLLGEQSEERERWQ, encoded by the coding sequence ATGAACGATCTCGACTGGCTCTACGCCCGCCAGCGCTTCGGCGTTCACCCGGGGCTGGGGCGGGTCGGCACGCTGCTCGACGGTCTGGGTCAGCCGCAGCGGGCTTTCGACGCGGTGCTGGTGGGCGGCACCAACGGCAAAGGCAGCACGGCGGCGACGCTGGCGGCCATGCTGGACGCCAGTGGAGAGCGCGTGGGGCTGTTTACCAGCCCGCACCTGACCCACTTCGCCGAGCGCTTCGTGGTGGGCGGGCAGAAGCTGGCGCCGCAGACGGTGGAAGCTACGCTGGGGCGGGTGCGCCCGGTGGCCGAAGCGCTCGGCGCCACCTTCTTCGAAATCGTGGTGGGGCTGGGCTGCCTGCTGTTTGCCGAAGCGGGCGTGCGCCGGGCCATCATGGAAGTGGGGCTGGGCGGCCGGCTCGACGCGACCAATGCCCTGGACCCGGTGCTGAGCGTCATCACCGGCGTGGCGCTCGACCACACCGAGATTCTGGGAAACACCCTGGAAGCGATCGCCGCCGAGAAGGCCGGCATCCTGCGTGCCGGGCGGTCGGCCGTGACCGGCGTGGCCGCCCACCTGTTGCCGATTCTGGAGGAGCGCGGCGCGGATGTATGGGCGCTGGGCCGCGAAGCGCACTTCGAGGCTTCCTCGCTGGGCTGGCTGGGCGCGCAGGTGAGCCTGCACAGTCCGGCGGGCGCGCTGACGTTCCGTACGCCGCTGCTGGGGCCGCACGGTGCCCAGAACGCGGCGCTGGCGGCGCTGGCGGCACAGCGTCTGGGGCTTGGTGAAGCGGCCATCCAGAGCGGCGCCGCGGCGGTGCGCTGGCCCGGCCGCCTGGAGAAGCTGGCCTGGGGGCCGGAGCGCGAAGTGCTGCTCGATGGAGCGCACAATCCCGACGGCGCCCAGGCGCTGGCAGCGGCGCTGCGCGGTCTGGGGGTCGAGAAGGTGCCGCTGGTGTTCGGAGCCGCCAGCGACAAAGACCTCGCCGGTGTGGTGGCCGCGCTGGAACCCCTCGCCAGCCGGGTGATCCTGACCCGTGCCCAGCTCAGCCCCCGCGCCGCCGAGCCGCAGCAACTGGCTGAACTCTTCAGCGTGCCCAGCGAGATCGCCCCGACGCCGGCCGAGGCGCTGTCACGCTTGCCGCCGGGCCTGAGCGTGGTGTGCGGCAGCTTGTACCTCATCGGCGAAGTTAGGCCGCTGCTGCTCGGCGAGCAGTCGGAGGAGCGCGAGCGCTGGCAGTAG
- a CDS encoding manganese-dependent inorganic pyrophosphatase produces MISVFGHLNPDTDAITAALVYAHLLSRSGTPATAYRLGEPNQETAFVLRQAGMQAPELLPTLPAGSPVALVDHNEAAQSAPNLADLDVRYVVDHHKLGDLTTAQPAYLRFEPLGCTATLLLKLHREAGLSVEPTDARLLLSAVLSDTLEFRSPTTTDADREAAAFLAPIAGVDDVTAYAMQMFAAKSDLGDTPAERLLKMDYKEFTFGAQQWGLGVIETTNPGYVFGRQAELIAAMQAEKVASGLGGILLSVVDILGETNRTLIVSGAEAEVVKGAFGVEAEGQVADLGQLISRKKQIVPALEAYFSK; encoded by the coding sequence ATGATTTCTGTTTTCGGCCACCTCAATCCCGATACCGACGCCATTACGGCCGCGCTGGTCTACGCCCATCTGCTCAGCCGCAGCGGCACTCCCGCGACCGCCTACCGCCTCGGCGAACCCAACCAGGAAACCGCCTTCGTGCTGCGCCAGGCTGGCATGCAGGCGCCTGAACTGCTGCCGACCCTACCGGCGGGAAGTCCGGTGGCACTGGTCGACCACAATGAAGCGGCCCAGAGCGCGCCGAATCTGGCCGACCTCGATGTGCGCTACGTGGTCGACCACCACAAGCTCGGCGACCTGACCACCGCCCAGCCCGCCTACCTGCGCTTCGAGCCGCTGGGCTGCACCGCCACCCTGCTGCTCAAGCTGCACCGCGAGGCCGGGCTGTCGGTGGAGCCGACCGACGCGCGGTTGCTGCTGAGCGCGGTGCTCTCCGACACCCTGGAGTTTCGCAGCCCCACCACCACCGACGCCGACCGGGAAGCCGCCGCCTTTCTGGCCCCGATCGCCGGGGTGGACGATGTCACGGCCTACGCCATGCAGATGTTCGCGGCCAAGAGTGACCTCGGCGACACGCCCGCCGAACGGCTGCTCAAGATGGACTACAAGGAGTTCACCTTCGGCGCGCAGCAGTGGGGCCTGGGCGTGATCGAGACGACCAATCCGGGCTACGTGTTCGGACGTCAGGCTGAGCTGATCGCGGCCATGCAGGCGGAGAAGGTGGCGTCTGGACTGGGCGGCATTCTGTTGAGCGTGGTGGACATCCTGGGTGAAACCAACCGCACCCTGATCGTGTCGGGAGCCGAGGCCGAGGTGGTGAAGGGCGCCTTCGGGGTCGAGGCCGAAGGTCAGGTCGCCGATCTGGGGCAGCTGATCAGCCGCAAGAAGCAGATCGTGCCGGCGCTGGAAGCGTATTTCTCGAAGTAA